In Pyrus communis chromosome 11, drPyrComm1.1, whole genome shotgun sequence, the sequence AAACTGATAGCAGACTTgttctaaataaataaagggaTGAATTGATTGAGATCACAAAATTAGATTGGTTGAGTCAACATTCTGTCCACCTCCTGATCCTTCAAGTTTCTACATTTAAATCTTATAACTTATTATAAActacaaataaatatttaagggtTTAAGGACATTTGCATTTGCACATTTCCATCAAGTTTGTTACCTATTTATCTTTGATAGTTATCTTTCTTCACTGCTACATCATTCTAAAGAATCTAAATGCATAAATCACTTTAACCAATTGGCACATACATACTGAGACTCGCATCTATGGGCAACTTGTTAACCTtaaagttaaaacaagatgTCTCCAGCCTAGACATTCCAATCTGATACAGGATTCACCTAGTTTGCATTTTATTTGCTTCCATACAGGAATTCAATCTAATTCAGCATATAATACCAGACAAAGTTCAATGAATAAAAGAATACCCCTGCTTGGAAAGTTCTTGAACAAGCAAACCATTGCCAGTCCCGATATCAAGTACACTCCAGCCTGAGAGATACTTATCACCTTGTTCCACAGTATCAGACTTATTATTATCAACATGATTTGGTGTGCGACCTTTAGAAATATCAATGCATAAGCTTTTGGCCCAAGAGGTGACCACTTCCATGACGTCAGCTCCAAACCTACAGAAATAGAGGACTGAAATCATCAAACGCTCCACGCCTTACAGTATCTACTCACTTTAACACAAAGGGGAACTAAAATATGAATCCCTCACTACTCTGGATTTATAAAAGTAAGGAGTAAAGGTTGACAAACTCTGGTAAATCACTACAAAAAGTGACTTGCAGGGCTggtaatattttaaattcacCCCCTTTCATTTTATATAGTTGATATGAAAAGGATATCAATATTGTTAAGAAAGGTTTTTCTTCAATCTCCTCTCACTAATATGAATATCTTTTTCCTAAGGCTCTTCGAAAAGTGGCAACAAATGCATATAACGTAATTAGTACCTAGTAAAAAATTAACCCATGTGATCTTCACAAGATAGTGTTTCACTAATTCTTAACAGTTTTGTAATTGTGGTTGTTAGCTAGTTAGAGACAGTTAGCTTAAACATATACAAGCTCATAATAATTCCTCTAGAATACCAGACTTTGTACGATTCATCTTCTCAAACAACACAAAAAGCTTTCTCCCTCtaatttctctctctaccttcAAGAGTTCTCTTTGATTCCGGATATTTCCTTGATGTTACCACTTAGCTGTTGTCTACAGTGCCCCAAAGCCAGAAGAAATGCATCACAAATTAATTTGCACAGTTGCGAAAAGCTTACCAAACTTCACCGGTATGACCATGTTCCCGAAAATTCGCCAACTCATCTGCATATGCAGCATCCCAATAACTCTGAAGACCTAGCATTGATGTCACCCCTTCAGCATCTGGTTCCTCCTTGTCAGAACTGCAAGTACCACAATATCAATAAAAATACAACAAGAAATAACTGTTCCTAAACTAATAGCCTATTAATTCTTCCTCGAAATTGAGAACTGCAAAAGCATAAATACAACAAGAAATTCAAAGATTTAGTCTTAATAACTTAATTTtgcactaattaattaatattttatttacatatattttgCTGGAAACCAAATAGGAAGTGGAGGGGAGGGGAGCAAACCTGTATTCGGAGGGGGCACGGAGGTTAGCAGCTGAGAGGTCCTCGGCGGCGTCGGCGTGGCGCTGGTCGTCGTCGAGAGTGCTTCCATAATCACTCTTGATGGACCATGAGTCGGCGGCGACGGAGCGTTCATCGTCGGAGACGAGATCGGGCGGTGCGGCTCGGCTCTGCTGCGATATCTCCGAGTCATCTTGCCCCAATCGAAATCCTGCCATTGCTGAACAAACAATGGGAGAGAGATGGACTGTCTGACTGAAAGACTAATGAAGAATCGAAGTGATCAAACGTTGAGATTTGCTGTTGGACTTTTGGGTTTGGGTATGGGTTGTGGATCTTGGATTCGTACGTTGTACCTGGCTCAGTGAACGGGTTACGGGATCGGATGGGATGCGTGCAAAAgaataaaactaaaagtaaattgtagtaatcctcaactttaattaaattgatAGTAATGgtttctcaactaaaaatttatattattggtttcttaacttatcaaaatgtatatttatggtcattttcatcatctatgtcataattttgtcaaaataagttatattgtaatgatcattgctacaattgagttaaagttgagggaccatttctcgaattgagttaaagttgagggacaatTTCTCTAGTTGAATTAAAGTTCAGGGACCATTGGTATAATTcttcttatttgatttttcatatttgcccaTTGATTCAGCCTCACGTGCATgattgtagacatgtaaattttgttgcatacaaatgatgtaCCACAAAGTTTcatgtggcatatgactcatcacaaatggacaaatCATCAATGAtaagggtgggcaaacgggtataGAAACAGCGGATTGGGGCGGGTAATTCAGGTTTGAGGCGGGTACGGGCCGGttcctaatttttaaaaagagaaacGAGGCGGGGCGGACCGGGGCTTTGAAATTTTAGGGGCGGACCGGTTCCAGAGGTATAGAAAAACAGGTACCCGAATTGGCCCGTTTGTAATTGCAATGGATGAACGAGATTGAAAATGAACCTACCAGCAAATCTGAACCGTTAGTTTTACTTAGGACCTAGGTCTCCTCGAGCTTAACTCTGTCACTGGAGTCCTCGAACTCAACTCAATTCTCTCTCGCTGTCTTGCCTCGTCGTCTCCTCCACCACCCCTAGCTCGACTCTGTCACTCAACCTAGGTCTCCTCGAGCTCAACTCTGTCAAGGGAAAGCGAATCTCTTACtccatattaattaattaacatctttattcaattaaattaaaacctGTAATTCACCTTCGTCAATTGGCCTCCTCCGTATCCGATCACTCGGTGAGTCCctctaaaaatcaattttttttatttgttaattcaTATTTCTTCTTATTTCTAAATTGTGATTGGGTATGTTCGGATTGAGCTATGGATTTCCGTTGATGAATTTGAGTTAggtagttttgtttttttgttttttaattttattttcctatTTAGTCAGATGAATAGCTAAAGGTTTGATCTTGTACTGATTCTGTTTTGTTTCTGTAATTCATtggataatttttattttttatgatggaTTGTTGAGAAAACTGCGAGGGATTTATGGATTCAGCTGAATCCAACTAGTGGTCAAAGTTTTTTAGGCCGAATTTATTTCAGTGTGTTGTGTTCGGCCTTTTGGTCCATGAAGGATGCACCCGATTTATTTCTTCTCGTCTTTGctatacaaaattgatttcGTTGTTTTCATGAATTGTGTATGTTTGATGAAGTTCTAAAGCACTAGGGGTGTTTAAAGcctgttttctttctttcttttcatgtaCTAGCTTTTGACAAAGATGATAAATTTTTTAGATATATAATCCAGACATATTATTAAAAGCAAGCCCTTGCCTGAATATGTTATGGGCCCGCTGCTGCTATGTTTGAATtggtttttttagccaaaatgatctaTGAGATTGTTATGACTCTTTAATTTGGTTCCTGAAATTTGAAATCGagagaagtggtccctgagtgatggtggacaaactcagggatcACTTCTGACAATTTCTAATTTTAGGAATCAAAGTGAGAAATTATGCTAATCTTAGTGATCATTTTGACTGAAATGccatttgaaattgaaaactatACTTACATCTAAACTTGAATTTCTTGCGAATTACTTCCTGTGcttgtgtatatataattatatattaggTCTTTATAAACTTTTAGATTTTATGTAATGTCTAATgcgtttgtttgttttttatgcaTGTTAGTCATTtaatttgttggaaatgtgcatTCCTTGTAGTTTCCAGCCAGCATATATGTTGGAATAATGTTGACGAGGAAGAGTAGaagaattttgaaaaatcatctcatctttctaACTTTACAACAATGTCTTCAAAAATTATCCTATCGCGTGATAGTCCAGCTAGCTTGGAGACCACctccattatatatatatatatatatatatagaggagcatatttatatgactttgttagcctatttccttgcatttacttagttagtttctatttattttagtattttaagctattttcgtgtgtttgtagatccaaatggctaaagtggcaagaaaagacaatttggagcaatttggagcagttttgggcttgaaatggatagcacatgcttagagtaaggtggatggatgaaattgaagttcaagaaaggctaggaatttgctaaagagatggaagaaattaattcaagacttggaagagaAAGAATCAGCTATAAAGAAGGAAACAtaagtcaaacttccttattttgacttagtcaatcctaatattTTCCTACTTAATTTTCAGTTGTTAAGGGGGGGgggttcctaattaatttaggacacttaaatataagttctagaagccctaatcacAGTCAAAGAGGGATGCCGCACCACCTAtccccttccttgccgtgcaaggccTTCTACCTTTCCCAATTCCCTTGCCACACCTTGTTACCCTTTTCTTCTTGAAATTCTGATTTGTCacccttttcttggaggatttggagtcttaaacCTTTCCCAAATTAATTCTCAGTTGTGCCCTTCCTTCCCATATAAATAAAGAGCCTTGCCGCACCCATTCAGATACcaattcatactttcagccattcTTTCATACAATTCATCACTTAAACCTTCACCCACACCTTGTGGcgcaacaaagaagaagaaggaggaccTTAGGACttgcttgccattcaagatcggattgttggagcgtttctaggtgtattcaatcttttgttttcaatgtttaagtttaattatctttgttttgcgaacatgaggagctaaactcgttttagctagatgagactttgaaaccatgattatatttgcaatatgaattgattacctccagttgtgatttcataaattgtgaatgcaatttacttaaatgcttgattgataacttattcttgtatgttgattaaggaggcttacttagtttgcatgcatgaatttgatgctaaaatataagggattttcacctaattgttatgaacttatatttacaaatagtggaggttgctagtcacaatcgtgttaagtaaattcctggcaggagtatcatgttgttcatagttacgaatgtcttgtcaatgcttatgattttcacaaagcttaatgatctttgattgtatctctattatgctgttcatatagggaactattgaagaataatttggttgctgatgcgtattccatccaattcaatgacttaaggaaaatctgagggttaattagtgctgttcacggttaatctggcgTGTTAAGGTTCATgatttattggaaaagcaactggaaattaatttatatgcaggtgtatcatgtgtggaaaaggaccctctaactagcttatcacccataaaTTCACCtgatttcgtccaaagttgtttaagtctttaaatctgtttgttttactttaaattcatcaaaaccaatccctcctttaatatttcgtgtcttacttagttagaacctattttagtttgtttcctttagtgttttgagttagagttaagttagaattcatccaaaatcactctcagtttctgttttgagtctatttgcttgttttgtgttgttttgagtctttttagattgttttgagttctttgagtatagttaagtgtttttaagcctagttttgtgttttaaagtcagtttagagtagattagcaatccttcctaatccttggcctagaacgatccctacttacatctttactacaattgtcaataaaagggtttaatttgagtgttagtttatatcacatcaaatttttggtgccgttgccggggattagcaactttgctaatccccttTGTTTCTGttcatgtattttagttttaatttctgatttttattttgttttgttttgttgattttaggtactagagaagcaagacatggcaattgctaatATTCAAGCGCAAATGgcgaatcttacttctcttttgtcacaacatatcgaaaggaccacaatgcaatgtgtccctacatttggtttGTCCTATAAGCAAGGatatcaaactaatcaacatcctcaattaattgagaatggaggttgggatAATGTCAATGTTTAGGGTTATCAGGGcaataatcaatcaaggaacaacttgttttccaacacttacaattcagattggagtgattattcaaattttatgtggaggaaacctcaacaagttcaacaagaaggacaTTGGCAgcaatatgaggagttctattcaagacctatgcagccaccacagccccccccacaacaattccaatcgaattcaagtatgtccatggataatgataaaattcttGATGTACTAACTTCTTTGACGTAAGGCTTACAAAACCAAGCTAAGAAGATAAGCGAATTGCAAAATCAATTTGGAGAGATTgcagaattcatggggcaaattcaagaacaaagtgaactctccaactcaactattgtaAATTCAACGGGAGATTTTGAAATCGCTGAAGCTATCACCTTGGGAAGTAGTATAGAgctgctgcaagaagaagaagaggtggACAAGACCACGGCAAGGGAAGAACAACCGTTGCCGCAGCTTTCTAAAGATCCTACGCCATCCAATTTAGGTATGAttgttccaaat encodes:
- the LOC137707731 gene encoding uncharacterized protein, with product MAGFRLGQDDSEISQQSRAAPPDLVSDDERSVAADSWSIKSDYGSTLDDDQRHADAAEDLSAANLRAPSEYSSDKEEPDAEGVTSMLGLQSYWDAAYADELANFREHGHTGEVWFGADVMEVVTSWAKSLCIDISKGRTPNHVDNNKSDTVEQGDKYLSGWSVLDIGTGNGLLVQELSKQGFSDLTGTDYSEGAIDLARSLADRDGLPNIKFLVDDILETKLERQFQLVVDKGTLDAIGLHPDGSNKRVIYWDSVSRLVASGGLLVITSCNSTKDELVQEVESFNQRNATQVHETRKDPPKFQYLSHVRTYPTFMFGGSVGSRVATVAFLRN